One stretch of Castor canadensis chromosome 12, mCasCan1.hap1v2, whole genome shotgun sequence DNA includes these proteins:
- the Allc gene encoding probable inactive allantoicase, which yields MTDAPKEGRLARFLDFTQLVDMASEAVGGKVLFATDDFFAPAESLIKSDRPSFKEHEYTEFGKWMDGWETRRKRIPGHDWCIIQLGIQGSIQGFDVDISYFSGNHAPRVSIQAANLEEDKLPEIPQRGVRTGAAATPEEFGAIAELKLDTWDYLLPMTELKPGNPASSHNYFLVNSPQRWSHVRLNIFPDGGIARLRVYGTGQKDWTATDPTEPVDLASIAFGGVCVGFSNAHFGHPNNVIGVGKPKSIADGWETARRLDRPPVLQTDENGLLLVPGCEWAVFRLAHPGVITQIEIDTKYFKGNSPDSCKVDGCILTTQEEEDMVKHKWILPIHKWKPLLHVTKLSPNQNHFLDSLTLELQDVITHARLTIIPDGGLSRLRLKGFPSSICLLRPREKPMMRFSVKAGFRANL from the exons ATGACTGATGCCCCGAAGGAGGGGAGACTGGCCAGGTTCCTGGATTTCACGCAGCTGGTTGACATGGCGTCTGAGGCCGTGGGAGGAAAG GTTTTATTTGCCACAGATGACTTCTTCGCCCCTGCAGAAAGCCTCATAAAG AGCGACAGGCCCAGCTTTAAGGAGCACGAGTACACAGAGTTTgggaaatggatggatggatgggagacCAGAAGGAAAAGGATTCCTG GTCACGACTGGTGCATCATCCAGCTGGGGATACAGGGCTCCATCCAGGGCTTCGACGTGGACATCTCTTACTTCTCAGGAAACCACGCTCCTCGAGTGTCCATTCAAGCAGCAAACTTGGAGGAAG ACAAACTGCCAGAAATCCCACAGAGAGGGGTCAGGACAGGAGCAGCAGCCACACCTGAGGAGTTTGGAGCTATTGCTGAG CTCAAGTTGGACACCTGGGATTACTTGCTTCCTATGACAGAACTGAAGCCGGGAAACCCCGCCTCCAGCCACAACTACTTCCTTGTCAATTCCCCGCAGAGGTGGTCTCATGTAAGGCTCAACATTTTCCCAG ATGGTGGCATTGCACGTCTCAGAGTATATGGCACTGGACAGAAAGACTGGACTGCAACTGATCCCACAGAACCTGTAGACCTGGCGAGCATTGCTTTTGGGGGTGTCTGTGTAGGATTTAGTAATGCACATTTTGGGCACCCAAACAATGTAATAG GTGTCGGCAAGCCCAAGTCCATAGCAGATGGCTGGGAGACTGCAAGAAGGCTGGACAGGCCCCCGGTATTACAG ACGGACGAGAACGGCCTTCTCCTGGTTCCGGGTTGTGAGTGGGCAGTGTTCCGACTGGCACATCCTGGAGTGATAACTCAAATTGAAATCGATACGAAATACTTTAAAG GCAATTCTCCTGACAGCTGCAAGGTGGACGGGTGCATCCTGACGACCCAGGAAGAGGAAGACATGGTCAAGCACAAATggattcttccaatccataagTGGAAGCCACTGCTTCACGTCACCAAG CTATCCCCCAACCAAAACCACTTTTTGGACAGCCTAACCCTGGAGCTCCAAGATGTCATCACTCACGCCAGGCTCACCATCATACCTGATGGGGGCTTGAGCCGCCTCCGGCTGAAGGGCTTCCCCAGCTCCATCTGCCTGCTACGGCCCCGGGAGAAGCCCATGATGAGGTTTTCAGTTAAGGCCGGCTTCAGGGCGAACCTTTAA